In Streptomyces sp. NBC_00569, a single genomic region encodes these proteins:
- a CDS encoding FG-GAP-like repeat-containing protein: protein MRSNSRRALRLASALVAAGLALSAAPPALAADDDSLLLTLTDSQAEKLADHAQLNPYADADRETVDPQGATKDSGASGTDGQGSGSHLDEGTGTDGAVTISPKSALEGVRGLAATVPARGKGGDYFTLHSLGSVQRSKADGTALWRRDNASLYADWGVKNSRPWQTEPYPARIVMGYNAVSPFTPASDQGYVTGDLTGDGVDDVVFSASVGVNPYRPFTSPGSTLANGTFVTVLDGKTGKTLWSKLYAYAYNVKLVGKTLVVTDAPYYNLNSPAAATATVSGIRFSYADGALKPTDTWTYDTGVRTGTAWGALEDLGGGLVAASYNQRRTATTAGRGRTLVLDTADGKVKWQTDSALYSRQLHLDTARGRLVALEQSDPNVGVKYEIDAYSLADGKRTTLDTRVNALPTDMTIGDLRGDRKPEYVVSESALDPYLYINANTVRVVDGSDPSSLQWSSTVKRAADNGHDGPSAWSLDVVDGSLVTAAQDDTGMNSAENPGGGQYASLTVFSGSGDVRWREKGVGASPMFAQVYRDADGQHIRTVDQNQNLRTYGFGNGKQQGVLPFQGDLSSSASADLDGDKKNDLVVGGKSNGVWAYSGPSLTAGKPKLLWKATVPGQVHRIEKGDVNGDGVDDFAVAADTAVAVLDGRTGKVLERIDGRGQFVRSVTVADLDGDKRDDVLVPTDKLRAYRGSDGSALWTYAAPDSAGSVVFGDPAVGEGRVYAQYTSSDSLEKDSPTVDGVALDAAKGTVRWTASPKAPAEAVDGKLYGAALKNGVFTSPKIPYADGHAVVYTWMTATSTTASGTPDATSLTNVVEIRDSRTGEVLHQGLAGGAWTLGNYFTGPEGLNLAGTAAFRTYAAGGQDYSIFTMATTETGGFLAGPGGKRLLVAGTDAGADLYDPAVLTAGRNYPGGVGRVTLMGAREYFSGDLDGDGVDELVNLGFDETGYDRMTELLGGRYLQQFTAISQMTVNTLS, encoded by the coding sequence ATGAGAAGCAACTCCCGGCGGGCACTGCGGCTCGCCTCCGCGCTGGTCGCGGCCGGTCTGGCGCTGAGCGCCGCGCCGCCCGCCCTCGCGGCCGACGACGACAGCTTGCTGCTGACGCTGACAGACAGCCAGGCCGAGAAGCTCGCGGACCACGCCCAGCTCAACCCCTACGCGGACGCCGACCGCGAGACGGTCGACCCGCAGGGCGCGACCAAGGACTCCGGCGCCTCCGGCACGGACGGGCAGGGCTCCGGCTCCCACCTCGACGAAGGCACCGGCACCGACGGCGCCGTCACCATCTCCCCCAAGTCCGCGCTGGAAGGCGTGCGCGGCCTCGCCGCCACCGTCCCCGCCAGGGGCAAGGGGGGCGACTACTTCACCCTGCACAGCCTGGGCAGCGTCCAGCGCAGCAAGGCCGACGGCACCGCCCTGTGGCGCCGCGACAACGCCTCGCTGTACGCGGACTGGGGCGTCAAGAACTCCCGGCCCTGGCAGACCGAGCCGTACCCGGCGCGCATCGTCATGGGCTACAACGCGGTCAGCCCCTTCACACCGGCCTCCGACCAGGGGTACGTGACCGGCGACCTGACCGGCGACGGCGTGGACGACGTGGTGTTCTCGGCCAGCGTCGGCGTAAACCCGTACCGCCCCTTCACCTCGCCCGGCTCCACCCTCGCCAACGGCACCTTCGTCACCGTCCTCGACGGGAAGACCGGCAAGACGCTGTGGTCGAAGCTGTACGCGTACGCCTACAACGTGAAGCTGGTCGGCAAGACGCTCGTCGTCACTGACGCGCCGTACTACAACCTCAACTCCCCGGCCGCCGCGACCGCCACGGTCTCCGGCATCCGCTTCTCGTACGCCGACGGGGCGCTGAAGCCCACCGACACGTGGACGTACGACACGGGAGTGCGCACCGGCACCGCGTGGGGCGCCCTGGAGGACCTCGGCGGCGGCCTGGTCGCCGCGTCGTACAACCAGCGCAGGACCGCCACGACGGCCGGGCGCGGGCGCACCCTCGTGCTCGACACCGCCGACGGCAAGGTCAAGTGGCAGACGGACAGCGCTCTTTACTCGCGCCAGCTGCACCTGGACACCGCGCGTGGCCGGCTCGTGGCCCTGGAGCAGTCCGACCCGAACGTCGGCGTGAAGTACGAGATCGACGCCTACTCCCTGGCCGACGGCAAGCGGACCACGCTCGACACCCGGGTCAACGCGCTGCCCACCGACATGACGATCGGTGACCTGCGCGGCGACCGGAAGCCCGAGTACGTGGTCAGCGAGTCCGCGCTCGACCCGTACCTGTACATCAACGCCAACACCGTCCGCGTCGTGGACGGTTCGGACCCGTCCTCCCTGCAGTGGTCCTCCACCGTCAAGCGGGCCGCCGACAACGGCCACGACGGGCCGAGCGCGTGGAGCCTCGACGTGGTCGACGGCAGCCTCGTGACGGCCGCCCAGGACGACACGGGCATGAACTCCGCGGAGAACCCCGGGGGCGGACAGTACGCCTCGCTCACCGTGTTCTCCGGCAGCGGCGACGTGCGCTGGCGCGAGAAGGGAGTCGGCGCCTCGCCGATGTTCGCCCAGGTCTACCGCGACGCCGACGGCCAGCACATCCGCACGGTCGACCAGAACCAGAACCTGCGCACCTACGGGTTCGGCAACGGCAAGCAGCAGGGCGTGCTGCCCTTCCAGGGCGATCTGTCGTCCTCGGCATCGGCCGATCTCGACGGCGACAAGAAGAACGACCTGGTCGTCGGCGGCAAGTCCAACGGCGTGTGGGCCTACTCGGGTCCCTCGCTGACCGCGGGCAAGCCGAAGCTCCTGTGGAAGGCCACCGTGCCGGGCCAGGTGCACCGGATCGAGAAGGGCGATGTCAACGGCGACGGCGTCGACGACTTCGCGGTGGCCGCGGACACGGCGGTCGCGGTCCTCGACGGCCGCACCGGCAAGGTCCTGGAACGCATCGACGGGAGGGGGCAGTTCGTCCGCTCCGTGACGGTCGCCGACCTGGACGGCGACAAGCGAGACGACGTCCTCGTGCCGACGGACAAGCTGCGGGCGTACCGCGGCAGCGACGGCTCTGCGCTGTGGACGTACGCGGCGCCGGACAGCGCGGGAAGCGTCGTGTTCGGCGACCCCGCGGTGGGCGAGGGCCGGGTGTACGCGCAGTACACCAGCAGCGACTCCCTCGAGAAGGACTCGCCCACGGTCGACGGCGTCGCACTCGACGCCGCGAAGGGCACCGTCCGCTGGACCGCGTCCCCGAAGGCCCCGGCCGAGGCGGTCGACGGCAAGCTGTACGGGGCCGCCCTGAAGAACGGCGTCTTCACCTCGCCGAAGATCCCGTACGCCGACGGGCACGCGGTCGTCTACACGTGGATGACGGCGACCTCCACGACCGCCTCGGGCACGCCTGACGCGACCAGCCTGACCAACGTCGTCGAGATCCGCGACAGCCGCACGGGCGAGGTCCTGCACCAGGGCCTGGCGGGCGGCGCCTGGACGCTCGGGAACTACTTCACCGGTCCGGAGGGGCTGAACCTGGCGGGGACCGCAGCGTTCCGCACCTACGCGGCCGGCGGCCAGGACTACTCGATCTTCACCATGGCCACCACGGAGACCGGAGGCTTCCTGGCCGGACCTGGCGGGAAGCGGCTCCTCGTCGCGGGCACGGATGCGGGCGCCGACCTCTACGACCCGGCCGTGCTCACCGCGGGCCGCAACTACCCCGGTGGGGTGGGCCGCGTGACGCTCATGGGCGCCAGGGAGTACTTCTCCGGCGACCTGGACGGTGACGGAGTCGACGAGCTCGTGAACCTCGGCTTCGACGAGACCGGCTATGACCGGATGACCGAACTGCTCGGCGGCCGGTACCTCCAGCAGTTCACCGCCATCTCCCAGATGACGGTGAACACACTCTCCTGA
- a CDS encoding urea transporter: MSVQCLRSARRNRDVTREHGMRQAKNGPTPGESALDRGAGCRRFGVQVLRGQAQVTFLSSVPAGLLFAVALFAAGWEYGLYGIAGTALGTATSRLLGADRERVSTGLEGFNACLTALCFAVFLGADHLSTALLAAAGCVVVTVVTAAVVNLLGVWNLPSLTLPYCLLASAMTIAAPGFERIWHHGDGLAALTSAATGPTSLGFSDLWHGFFTGFAEIFFMPQWYVGALVLAALLVASRRAAAVACAGSLVGILSAWALGAPAARIADGTMGYNAILVALALCGVFLEAGPRTLGYAVVGAFTATAATPALAAVFAPSGGHTFTWPFVLTTFAFLAAARSFPGLRTSAPAPTAPEPMAALSAQPPAPQAP, from the coding sequence ATGTCTGTACAGTGCCTCCGTTCTGCTCGGCGAAACAGGGACGTAACACGGGAGCATGGGATGCGGCAGGCCAAGAACGGCCCAACTCCTGGCGAATCAGCCCTTGATCGGGGTGCGGGTTGTAGGCGATTCGGCGTTCAGGTCCTGCGGGGGCAGGCTCAGGTCACCTTTCTGTCCAGCGTCCCGGCCGGACTGCTCTTCGCCGTGGCGCTGTTCGCGGCGGGGTGGGAGTACGGGCTCTACGGGATCGCCGGAACGGCGCTCGGCACGGCCACCTCGCGGCTGCTGGGCGCGGACCGCGAGCGCGTCTCGACCGGGCTCGAAGGGTTCAACGCCTGTCTGACGGCGCTGTGTTTCGCGGTGTTCCTGGGCGCCGACCATCTGTCGACCGCGCTGCTCGCGGCGGCCGGCTGCGTCGTCGTCACCGTCGTCACCGCGGCCGTCGTCAATCTGCTCGGCGTGTGGAACCTGCCGTCGCTGACGCTCCCCTACTGCCTCCTCGCGAGCGCGATGACCATCGCGGCACCGGGGTTCGAGCGGATCTGGCACCACGGCGACGGCCTCGCCGCCCTCACGAGCGCGGCGACGGGGCCGACCTCGCTCGGCTTCTCCGACCTGTGGCACGGGTTCTTCACCGGCTTCGCCGAGATCTTCTTCATGCCGCAGTGGTACGTCGGCGCTCTGGTCCTCGCCGCGCTCCTCGTCGCGAGCCGCCGGGCCGCCGCCGTGGCGTGCGCGGGCAGCCTCGTCGGGATCCTCTCGGCGTGGGCGCTCGGCGCTCCCGCCGCGCGGATCGCGGACGGGACCATGGGCTACAACGCGATCCTCGTGGCGCTGGCCCTGTGCGGGGTGTTCCTGGAGGCGGGCCCGCGCACTCTCGGGTACGCCGTGGTGGGCGCGTTCACCGCGACCGCCGCGACGCCGGCCCTGGCCGCGGTGTTCGCGCCGTCCGGCGGGCACACGTTCACCTGGCCGTTCGTCCTGACGACGTTCGCCTTCCTGGCTGCGGCCCGGTCCTTCCCCGGGCTGCGGACATCGGCTCCGGCGCCCACGGCGCCGGAGCCGATGGCGGCACTCAGCGCGCAGCCGCCCGCCCCGCAAGCACCTTGA
- a CDS encoding Zn-dependent alcohol dehydrogenase yields the protein MVRAAVLPAVGSPLEITDIDLPEPGPGQVRIKLAAAGVCHSDLSLTNGTMRVPVPAVLGHEGAGTVVSVGEGVTHVSPGDGVVLNWAPACGKCHACSLGEVWLCADALTGAGSVYARRSDDGSDLHPGLNVAAFAEETVVAANCVLRAPEGVPLTDAALLGCAVLTGYGAVHHSARVREGETVAVFGVGGVGLATLQAARIAGASKIIAVDVSPEKEELARKAGATDYVVASETTAREIRGLTGKQGVDVAVECVGRAVTIRTAWESTRRGGRTTVVGIGGKDQQVTFNALEIFHFGRTLSGCVYGNSDPAKDLPVLAGHIRAGRLDLSALVTEHIALDGIPAAFDNMVAGKGGRALVVF from the coding sequence ATGGTCCGCGCCGCAGTACTGCCCGCCGTCGGCTCCCCGCTGGAGATCACGGACATCGACCTGCCCGAGCCCGGTCCCGGGCAGGTCCGCATCAAGCTCGCCGCCGCCGGGGTCTGCCACTCCGACCTGTCCCTGACCAACGGCACGATGCGCGTGCCCGTCCCCGCCGTGCTCGGCCACGAGGGCGCCGGCACGGTCGTCTCCGTCGGCGAGGGTGTCACGCACGTTTCGCCCGGTGACGGGGTCGTCCTCAACTGGGCGCCCGCGTGCGGAAAGTGCCACGCCTGCTCGCTCGGCGAGGTGTGGCTGTGCGCCGATGCCCTCACCGGCGCGGGCTCCGTGTACGCCCGCCGCTCCGACGACGGCAGCGACCTCCACCCCGGCCTGAACGTCGCCGCGTTCGCCGAGGAGACCGTGGTCGCCGCGAACTGCGTCCTGCGCGCCCCCGAGGGCGTCCCGCTCACCGACGCGGCCCTCCTCGGCTGCGCCGTCCTGACCGGATACGGCGCCGTGCACCACTCGGCGCGGGTCCGTGAGGGCGAGACGGTCGCCGTCTTCGGCGTCGGCGGGGTCGGCCTCGCCACGCTCCAGGCGGCCCGCATCGCCGGCGCCTCGAAGATCATCGCCGTGGACGTCTCCCCGGAGAAGGAGGAGCTGGCCCGCAAGGCCGGCGCCACGGACTACGTCGTGGCCTCCGAGACGACCGCACGCGAGATCCGCGGCCTCACCGGCAAGCAGGGTGTGGACGTCGCGGTCGAGTGCGTGGGCCGCGCCGTGACCATCCGTACGGCGTGGGAGTCCACGCGGCGCGGCGGCCGCACCACGGTCGTCGGCATCGGCGGCAAGGACCAGCAGGTCACCTTCAACGCCCTGGAGATCTTCCACTTCGGCCGCACGCTCTCCGGCTGCGTCTACGGCAACTCCGACCCGGCGAAGGACCTCCCGGTCCTGGCCGGGCACATCCGCGCGGGCCGCCTCGACCTGAGCGCCCTCGTCACCGAACACATCGCCCTCGACGGGATCCCCGCCGCCTTCGACAACATGGTCGCGGGCAAGGGCGGGCGGGCGCTGGTCGTCTTCTAG
- a CDS encoding aldehyde dehydrogenase family protein: MKAHDGMYIGGEWRAAAGTDTIAVVNPADEQVIAHVPAGVAEDVDAAVFAAHEAFPAWAATPPAERAARIAALRDVLVARKDEIAETVTAELGAPLQFSQTVHAGVPILVAGSYAELAASYAFEEKVGNSTVYAEPVGVVGAITPWNYPLHQIVAKVAPALAAGCTVVLKPAEDTPLTAQLFAEAVHEAGIPAGVFNLVTGLGPVAGQALAEHPGVDLVSFTGSTAVGKQIGATAGGAVKRVALELGGKSANVILPSADLAKAVGVGIANVMGNSGQTCSAWTRMLVHTSRYDEAVELAAEAAAKYGDRIGPLVNAKQHTRVRGYIEKGVAEGARLVAGGPEAPREQGYFVSPTVFADVTPEMTIAQEEIFGPVVSIIRYEDEGDALRIANGTVYGLAGAVWAADDAEAVAFARRMDTGQVDINGGRFNPLAPFGGYKQSGVGRELGAHGLSEYLQTKSLQF, from the coding sequence ATGAAGGCCCACGACGGGATGTACATCGGCGGCGAGTGGCGGGCCGCCGCGGGCACGGACACGATCGCGGTGGTCAACCCGGCCGACGAGCAGGTCATCGCCCATGTCCCGGCGGGCGTCGCCGAGGACGTCGACGCCGCCGTGTTCGCCGCCCACGAGGCGTTCCCCGCCTGGGCCGCGACCCCGCCGGCCGAACGCGCCGCGCGGATCGCCGCCCTGCGCGACGTCCTCGTCGCCCGCAAGGACGAGATCGCCGAGACGGTCACCGCCGAACTCGGCGCGCCCCTCCAGTTCTCGCAGACGGTGCACGCGGGCGTGCCGATCCTGGTCGCCGGCTCGTACGCCGAGCTCGCCGCCTCGTACGCCTTCGAGGAGAAGGTCGGCAACTCCACCGTCTACGCCGAACCGGTCGGCGTCGTCGGCGCGATCACGCCCTGGAACTACCCGCTCCACCAGATCGTCGCGAAGGTCGCCCCCGCGCTCGCGGCCGGGTGCACCGTCGTGCTCAAGCCCGCCGAGGACACCCCGCTGACCGCCCAGCTCTTCGCCGAGGCCGTCCACGAAGCAGGCATCCCCGCGGGCGTGTTCAACCTCGTCACCGGCCTCGGCCCCGTCGCGGGCCAGGCGCTCGCCGAGCACCCGGGCGTCGACCTGGTCTCCTTCACCGGGTCCACCGCCGTCGGCAAGCAGATCGGCGCCACCGCGGGCGGGGCCGTCAAGCGCGTCGCCCTCGAACTCGGCGGCAAGTCCGCCAACGTCATCCTGCCGAGCGCCGACCTCGCCAAGGCGGTCGGTGTCGGCATCGCGAACGTCATGGGCAACTCCGGCCAGACGTGCAGCGCCTGGACCCGCATGCTCGTCCACACGTCCCGGTACGACGAGGCGGTCGAGCTCGCCGCCGAGGCCGCCGCCAAGTACGGCGACCGCATCGGCCCGCTCGTCAACGCCAAGCAGCACACGCGCGTGCGCGGCTACATCGAGAAGGGCGTCGCCGAGGGTGCCCGCCTCGTCGCCGGCGGCCCCGAAGCCCCGCGCGAGCAGGGCTACTTCGTCAGCCCGACCGTCTTCGCCGATGTCACCCCCGAGATGACCATCGCCCAGGAGGAGATCTTCGGCCCGGTCGTCTCGATCATCCGCTACGAGGACGAGGGCGACGCCCTGCGCATCGCCAACGGCACCGTGTACGGCCTCGCGGGCGCCGTCTGGGCGGCCGACGACGCCGAGGCGGTGGCGTTCGCGCGCCGCATGGACACCGGCCAGGTCGACATCAACGGGGGCCGCTTCAACCCCCTCGCCCCGTTCGGCGGTTACAAGCAGTCGGGCGTCGGCCGCGAGCTGGGTGCCCACGGCCTGTCCGAGTACCTCCAGACCAAGTCCCTCCAGTTCTAA
- a CDS encoding S8 family serine peptidase: MHLPRSPRRRSFPKFSTSLEQGRPHSWAVAAITAAAVLIGPAPAIAQSDAAAKGTAPKSTAKVDSAVLDTVGKGKEATFFVVLKKQADLSEAQGRKSHEAKAKAAFAALRAEAKDSQQPLRSYLDKEKVGYESFWIANALKVTGDERLVQDLAKRADVASIVKEQKYQLDATESQVSDAATDADPVTPEWGVKDIKADQVWDQYDDRGEGVVIANVDSGVQYDHPALKANYRGNNGDGSFTHDYNWYDPTGQCPTSAPCDNNGHGTHTMGTMVGAGGVGVAPGAKWIAAKGCESSSCSDSSLLAAGQWILAPTDHNGQNPRPDLAPDIVNNSWGGGDTTFYQDIVEAWNAAGIFEAFASGNDGDGVTCSTGHAPGSQAPAYGVGAYDVDGKIASFSGFGPSRLDGSMKPNISAPGVNVRSTWPGNTYKAISGTSMATPHVAGAVALLWSSAPSLIGNIDETRKILNEGAVDVDDTHCGGTAGANNVWGEGKLDIFASVDKAPHTAAVVTGKVTDKATGSALSGVTVKASGATSTRTVTTAADGSYRLTLPAGTYDFALGGYGYADGARSGVTVTTGEQATEDFALSAVASHAVSGTVLDVTGKPLAKATVQVAGTPVASVTTDATGHFTLPKVAEGSYALTATPAAPVLCNGTYNGKLTVDGDETLTARVPARSDSAGNSCTPATYSWIAGSSKVALSGDEDARTIALPFPVKVYGVSYSSASVTTNGLINFMEPRLGDYENVALPSADKPNGTVAAFWDDLTLDKKSSVQTSTTGTAGSRKFAVVWNNAAFANGSSGRVSFEAVFDEATGAVTLQYLAVPGGGASATVGIENQAGTDALQYSFNEPVLTDKAAIRIAQGTK, translated from the coding sequence ATGCACCTGCCCCGATCCCCCCGGCGCAGATCCTTCCCCAAGTTCTCGACTTCGCTCGAACAGGGGAGACCCCATTCATGGGCAGTGGCCGCGATCACGGCGGCCGCCGTCCTGATCGGCCCGGCCCCCGCCATCGCACAGTCCGACGCGGCAGCGAAGGGCACCGCCCCGAAGAGCACCGCCAAGGTCGACTCCGCCGTTCTCGACACCGTCGGGAAGGGCAAGGAAGCGACCTTCTTCGTCGTCCTCAAGAAGCAGGCGGACCTGTCCGAAGCGCAGGGCAGGAAGTCGCACGAGGCCAAGGCGAAGGCGGCGTTCGCCGCGCTGCGCGCCGAGGCGAAGGACAGTCAGCAGCCCCTGCGGTCCTACCTGGACAAGGAGAAGGTCGGCTACGAGTCCTTCTGGATCGCCAACGCGCTCAAGGTGACCGGCGACGAGCGGCTCGTTCAGGACCTGGCGAAGCGCGCCGACGTGGCGAGCATCGTCAAGGAGCAGAAGTACCAGCTGGACGCCACCGAGAGCCAGGTGTCGGACGCGGCCACCGACGCCGATCCGGTCACCCCCGAGTGGGGCGTCAAGGACATCAAGGCCGACCAGGTCTGGGACCAGTACGACGACCGGGGCGAGGGCGTCGTCATCGCCAACGTCGACTCGGGCGTCCAGTACGACCACCCGGCGCTGAAGGCCAACTACCGCGGCAACAACGGCGACGGTTCCTTCACGCACGACTACAACTGGTACGACCCGACCGGCCAGTGCCCCACCTCGGCGCCCTGTGACAACAACGGCCACGGCACCCACACGATGGGCACCATGGTCGGCGCGGGCGGCGTCGGTGTCGCGCCCGGCGCGAAGTGGATCGCCGCCAAGGGCTGCGAGTCCAGCTCCTGTTCGGACTCCTCGCTGCTCGCGGCCGGTCAGTGGATCCTCGCCCCGACCGACCACAACGGCCAGAACCCGCGCCCCGACCTCGCCCCCGACATCGTGAACAACTCCTGGGGCGGCGGCGACACGACGTTCTACCAGGACATCGTCGAGGCGTGGAACGCGGCGGGCATCTTCGAGGCGTTCGCCTCCGGCAACGACGGTGACGGCGTGACCTGCTCGACCGGCCACGCGCCGGGCTCGCAGGCACCGGCGTACGGCGTCGGCGCCTACGACGTCGACGGCAAGATCGCGTCCTTCTCCGGCTTCGGGCCCTCCCGGCTCGACGGCTCGATGAAGCCGAACATCTCGGCCCCGGGCGTCAACGTCCGCTCCACCTGGCCGGGCAACACCTACAAGGCGATCTCCGGTACGTCGATGGCGACCCCGCACGTCGCGGGCGCCGTGGCCCTGCTCTGGTCGTCGGCCCCCTCTCTCATCGGCAACATCGACGAGACCCGCAAGATCCTCAACGAGGGCGCCGTCGACGTCGACGACACACACTGCGGCGGCACCGCCGGCGCGAACAACGTATGGGGCGAGGGCAAGCTCGACATCTTCGCCTCCGTCGACAAGGCCCCGCACACGGCGGCCGTCGTCACCGGCAAGGTCACCGACAAGGCGACGGGCTCCGCGCTGTCCGGCGTCACCGTGAAGGCCTCGGGGGCCACCTCGACCCGCACCGTGACGACCGCGGCCGACGGCTCCTACCGGCTGACGCTCCCGGCGGGCACGTACGACTTCGCCCTCGGTGGCTACGGCTACGCGGACGGCGCCAGGTCGGGCGTCACCGTCACCACCGGCGAGCAGGCCACCGAGGACTTCGCCCTGAGCGCGGTCGCCTCGCACGCCGTGTCCGGCACCGTCCTCGACGTCACCGGCAAGCCGCTCGCCAAGGCCACCGTCCAGGTCGCGGGCACGCCCGTCGCCTCCGTCACCACGGACGCCACCGGCCACTTCACCCTGCCGAAGGTCGCCGAGGGCTCGTACGCGCTGACCGCCACGCCCGCCGCGCCCGTCCTGTGCAACGGCACGTACAACGGCAAGCTGACCGTGGACGGCGACGAGACGCTCACCGCCCGGGTGCCCGCCCGCTCCGACAGCGCCGGCAACAGCTGCACCCCCGCCACGTACTCCTGGATCGCCGGCAGCAGCAAGGTCGCGCTCAGCGGAGACGAGGACGCCAGGACGATCGCTCTGCCCTTCCCGGTGAAGGTGTACGGCGTCTCCTACTCCAGCGCGAGCGTCACCACGAACGGCCTGATCAACTTCATGGAGCCGCGGCTCGGCGACTACGAGAACGTCGCACTTCCGTCCGCGGACAAGCCGAACGGCACCGTCGCCGCGTTCTGGGACGACCTGACCCTGGACAAGAAGTCGAGCGTGCAGACCTCCACCACCGGTACGGCCGGCAGCCGGAAGTTCGCCGTCGTCTGGAACAACGCCGCCTTCGCGAACGGCAGTTCGGGCCGCGTCTCCTTCGAGGCCGTCTTCGACGAGGCCACCGGCGCCGTCACCCTCCAGTACCTCGCCGTGCCGGGCGGCGGGGCGAGCGCCACCGTCGGCATCGAGAACCAGGCCGGCACGGACGCCCTCCAGTACTCCTTCAACGAGCCGGTCCTCACGGACAAGGCCGCCATCCGCATCGCGCAGGGGACCAAGTGA
- a CDS encoding MFS transporter, protein MDTAPSARPAAPASPEAETRARRKVATAAALASAVEWYDYFVFGIAAALVLGDLYFPSGSSSAGVLAAFATFAVGFLARPLGGVIAGQLGDKRGRKPMLVLALTLMGLATTGIGLLPTYDTIGVAAPILLVALRVVQGLAVGAQWGGAMLMATEYAPEGKRGLYGSLVQLGVPIGVVTANTVFLVAGAFTSDSAFTAWGWRLPFLVGLLVLALAWYIHAKVEETPEFKAAEAELAKAEADRSRSPLRRILREHLGTVFLAGGSFAVNTATFYIIITGVLDYTTRELGMKREAVLTVSLCISLTQLALIPASAALSDRIGRLRIYALGAAGLVVWAVPMFLLIDTGSLLWLAVGTFVTSCFLSIMYGPQAALFAELFTAEMRYTGASLGYQIAAVFGGGLAPFVMVLLLEATGTSMAVSGYIIGLGVIALISIKVLAGRAAAR, encoded by the coding sequence ATGGACACGGCACCATCCGCTCGCCCCGCAGCGCCCGCTTCCCCCGAAGCCGAGACCCGCGCCCGACGAAAGGTCGCCACCGCCGCCGCGCTCGCCTCGGCCGTCGAGTGGTACGACTACTTCGTCTTCGGCATCGCGGCCGCCCTCGTGCTCGGAGACCTCTACTTCCCCTCCGGCAGCTCGTCGGCGGGCGTCCTCGCCGCCTTCGCGACCTTCGCCGTCGGCTTCCTGGCCCGCCCGCTCGGCGGGGTCATCGCCGGCCAGCTCGGCGACAAGCGCGGCCGCAAGCCCATGCTGGTCCTCGCCCTGACCCTGATGGGCCTCGCCACCACGGGCATCGGCCTGCTCCCCACGTACGACACGATCGGCGTGGCCGCGCCGATCCTCCTCGTCGCCCTGCGGGTCGTGCAGGGCCTCGCCGTCGGCGCCCAGTGGGGCGGCGCGATGCTGATGGCCACCGAGTACGCCCCCGAGGGCAAGCGCGGCCTCTACGGCAGCCTCGTCCAACTCGGCGTCCCCATCGGCGTGGTGACCGCCAACACCGTGTTCCTCGTCGCCGGCGCCTTCACCAGCGACAGCGCGTTCACCGCGTGGGGCTGGCGACTCCCCTTCCTGGTGGGCCTGCTCGTCCTGGCGCTGGCCTGGTACATCCACGCGAAGGTCGAGGAGACCCCCGAGTTCAAGGCGGCGGAGGCGGAACTGGCGAAGGCGGAGGCGGACCGCTCCCGCTCCCCGCTGCGCAGGATCCTGCGCGAACACCTCGGCACGGTCTTCCTCGCGGGCGGCTCCTTCGCCGTGAACACCGCGACGTTCTACATCATCATCACGGGAGTCCTCGACTACACGACCCGTGAACTCGGCATGAAGCGCGAGGCCGTCCTCACCGTCTCGCTCTGCATCAGCCTCACCCAGCTCGCCCTGATCCCCGCGTCGGCGGCCCTCTCCGACCGCATCGGACGGCTGCGGATCTACGCACTCGGCGCGGCGGGCCTCGTCGTGTGGGCCGTGCCGATGTTCCTGCTCATCGACACGGGCTCACTGCTCTGGCTGGCCGTGGGAACGTTCGTCACCAGCTGCTTCCTGAGCATCATGTACGGGCCTCAGGCCGCGCTGTTCGCCGAGCTGTTCACCGCGGAGATGCGCTACACCGGCGCCTCGCTCGGCTACCAGATCGCCGCGGTGTTCGGCGGCGGGCTCGCGCCGTTCGTGATGGTGCTGCTCCTGGAGGCGACCGGTACGTCGATGGCCGTCTCCGGCTACATCATCGGGCTCGGCGTGATCGCCCTGATCTCCATCAAGGTGCTTGCGGGGCGGGCGGCTGCGCGCTGA